In Actinomycetes bacterium, the DNA window CGGGCCGTCAACGCGATCACCCAGCCCCGCCACAACACCACCGCGAGCAGTCCGATGACCAGCAGGATGCCTAGCAGCCCGGCTTCCTCCCCCACTACGCTCAGGATGAAGTCAGAGTCACTGACCGGGACAAAGTCGCCTTGGGTTTGTGGGCCGGCGAACAGGCCTTGGCCGGTCAGCCCACCAGAGCCAATCGCCACCCGCGATTGCAGCGCGTTCAACCCGAACCCGGTCGGATCCGCTTCCGGGTCCAGGAACGCCAACAGCCGTTGCATCTGGTAGTCGGCCAACAGGCCAGCAGACACCGCCACCACTGCGACCGCTGCGCCAGCGGCAGCCAGTCCGGTCAACCAGCGCCACGACACGCCAGCCACCAGCAACACCGCGGCCACAATGGCGGTGATGACTAACGCTGAACCGGTGTCGTTGCCAATCAACACCAGCGCGATCGGTGCCGCCGCGAGCGCAAGCGCTTGCACCACTGACCGGTTGTCCGGAGCCGCACTGTCCCGCCCACCAGCCAAAGTAACCGCCAACGCCAGCACCAAACCCAACTTGGCGAACTCGGACGGCTGCAACGTGAATCCCAGCGGCAGCGCCACCCAGGCGCGCGCCCCGGCGATCTCGACCCCTAACGGGGAGAACGCCAACAACACGAAACCCAGCGACGCCAGATACAGCGCCGGCGCCCAGGCCCGCAGCGAGCGGGGCTCCACCCGCGACACCAGGTAACACACCACCAATGCCGCCAGCAGCGACAGCACTTGTCGCCGACCCAACCCGGCACCGCCGGCCGAGGCCACGAACAACGAACCGATCAGTGACAACACCAACGAAGCTCCGGTGAGCACTGGGTCCCACCCGGTCAACCTGCCGCGGGAACGCGACCGCCGCCGGCGAGGATCTGCTGCCGAACTAGGGGAGTTGGGGCCATCGAGCAACGTCATTGCCGCACCCCGGAAATCTTGGGAATGTCTTGCTCAGGTCCCCGACGCGGGAACACTGGTTTGCTGCCAACGCCAAACAACGATTCGTAAATGCCACGCGCTGCCGGTGCGGCGTTCTCTCCGCCAGTGCCACCTTCGGTGATCATCACCACCACGACGTACTGGGGGTCTTGGGCGGGAGCGAACGAGGCGAACCAGGAGGTGGACTGTTTCCCTTCGATCTGCGCCGAGCCAGTTTTGCCGGCAACCGGGAACCGTTGCAATGGGAACCCACTGAACGCTTCGGCAGCGGTTCCGGACTGGGGCACGCCAGTCATCGCGGAACGCAGGAACTTCAATGTGCGCTGCGGCACCTTCACCTGACCGTGATCCCGCGGTGAGATGTCGCGCACTACCTCGCCTTGCTGATCCACCACCGCGCGGGCCGCTGCCGGCACCACCAGGGTGCCACCGTTGCCGATGGCGGCGTAGGCAGCCGCCATCTGAATGGGAGTGACGGTAGTCAAGCCCTGACCGATGGCGGCGTTGATCGCATCCCCTTGCCGCCAGCGTTGACCGGACTTACAGTTCTCCCGATCCAACGCGGTGTAGTAGCGGGCCAACGCCGGATCGGTGCGCCGCAGTTTCGGGTACCCCCGCTTAGCGGCTGCACACCAGGCGTCTTTGCGTTCCTGCCACAGGTCGTATTTGGCGGCTGGACTGGCGACGCTGCCGGTCGCTTCCCCGGGCAGGTCAATGCCGGTGAGTTTCCCCAAACCGAAGGTCTTGGCGGCGCGGGCAATCGGATCCACTTCATCGCTGCCGGCTCGTTCGCCGCCGCCCTTACGCCACAACCGATCACCAGCCCGGTAAAACACGGTGTTGCAGGAGACCTCAATGGCACGACGCAACGAGATGTAGCCGTAGGCCTCACTGTTGAAGTTGGTGAACTTGCGACCACCGGCCTGATACGAGGCAGGACAGTCGTAGCTGTCGGTCAGCGAGTAGCCGCTGCGTTGCATCGCGGCAACAGTGATCGGTTTGAAGATCGAGCCCGGCGGCAGTTGCCCCTGCACCGAATAGTCGACCAGCGCTCCGGCTCGTGACAGTTCTCGGTAGTCCTCGGTGGCGATTCCGCCCACCCAGTCACGCGGGTCGTAGTCCGGTTGTGACGAGATCGCCAGGATCCGGCCGGTATCCGCAGCCAACACCACCGCAGCACCGGTGGCTTTGCGGCTGCCGGTGCGAGCCAGCGCGTTAGCGAGTTCGCGTTCCACTCGTTGTTGCAGGTCCACATTGATGCTGGTGACCAAGTTATTGCCGGGGACGGCTAGTTCCACCTGCTCCTCGCCCACCGCCTGACCGCTGGTGTCTACGACCACGCGCCGCTCACCGGGGACGCCGCGCAAGTCAGCGTCGTACTGTTGCTCCAAACCGCTGCGGCCGATCCGGTCTGCTGAGGTCAACGTGTAACCCGCAGCCTCGGCGGCAGTCATATCTTCCGGGCTGGCCTCCCCCAAATGACCGAGCAGGTGACCGGCGGTGACGCCCGTGAACGGGTAGCTGCGGCGAACGGTAGCCACCACCCGCAGCCCGGGGTAGCGCTGCGGGTTCTCAGCGATACCGAGCAGGTGCTGCTCATCACCGCTGCCGCTGGCGATGACCACTGCCGCCGCAGGGCTTCCATCGTCGCAGATGGGTCGCGGCGGAGCATCCGGTTCGACGCAGGAAATCAGCCGCCGCTTCACCTGCGAGCGGGTCATCCCCAACGCGGTTGCTGCCTCCGCCAGCATCGCCGCACCCTCGTCCGGCTGCTCAGCGAG includes these proteins:
- the mrdA gene encoding penicillin-binding protein 2 → MLARSNTRLLILGVLLAALLAALALRAVQLTLVRGPDLAGAAETARTRQLPDPAPRGLIVDMSGKPLVGNSPQAALAVDRQALAEQPDEGAAMLAEAATALGMTRSQVKRRLISCVEPDAPPRPICDDGSPAAAVVIASGSGDEQHLLGIAENPQRYPGLRVVATVRRSYPFTGVTAGHLLGHLGEASPEDMTAAEAAGYTLTSADRIGRSGLEQQYDADLRGVPGERRVVVDTSGQAVGEEQVELAVPGNNLVTSINVDLQQRVERELANALARTGSRKATGAAVVLAADTGRILAISSQPDYDPRDWVGGIATEDYRELSRAGALVDYSVQGQLPPGSIFKPITVAAMQRSGYSLTDSYDCPASYQAGGRKFTNFNSEAYGYISLRRAIEVSCNTVFYRAGDRLWRKGGGERAGSDEVDPIARAAKTFGLGKLTGIDLPGEATGSVASPAAKYDLWQERKDAWCAAAKRGYPKLRRTDPALARYYTALDRENCKSGQRWRQGDAINAAIGQGLTTVTPIQMAAAYAAIGNGGTLVVPAAARAVVDQQGEVVRDISPRDHGQVKVPQRTLKFLRSAMTGVPQSGTAAEAFSGFPLQRFPVAGKTGSAQIEGKQSTSWFASFAPAQDPQYVVVVMITEGGTGGENAAPAARGIYESLFGVGSKPVFPRRGPEQDIPKISGVRQ
- a CDS encoding FtsW/RodA/SpoVE family cell cycle protein, whose amino-acid sequence is MTLLDGPNSPSSAADPRRRRSRSRGRLTGWDPVLTGASLVLSLIGSLFVASAGGAGLGRRQVLSLLAALVVCYLVSRVEPRSLRAWAPALYLASLGFVLLAFSPLGVEIAGARAWVALPLGFTLQPSEFAKLGLVLALAVTLAGGRDSAAPDNRSVVQALALAAAPIALVLIGNDTGSALVITAIVAAVLLVAGVSWRWLTGLAAAGAAVAVVAVSAGLLADYQMQRLLAFLDPEADPTGFGLNALQSRVAIGSGGLTGQGLFAGPQTQGDFVPVSDSDFILSVVGEEAGLLGILLVIGLLAVVLWRGWVIALTAR